Proteins encoded by one window of Fischerella sp. PCC 9605:
- a CDS encoding WD40 repeat domain-containing protein — MPVQMSYSKIKVLTGAAIALMGFGGVLVWETPGVTTVSSSSQGDNQQTNSAWANLNLAHTLKGHSDVVWAVAISPDGKTLASASGDKTIKIWNLATGEIRQTLTGHSQWINSLAMSPDGKTLASASGDNTVKLWNLETGKEIRTLTGHVASVQSVTFSPDGSTLVSGSWDQSIKLWNAATGKLIRTIKGDCDVVDAIAISPDGNTLASSSYFDNSIRLWNLKTGNQTRVLKGHTEAVHSLSFNPDGSTLASGSWDRNIILWDVKTGKNIHTLTGHNNKVWSVSFSRDGKTLASGSWDKTIKLWNVSTGNEIRTLRGHDDKIWSVAFSSDGTTIASGSFDKTIKIWRMSQ; from the coding sequence ATGCCTGTACAAATGAGTTACTCAAAAATTAAAGTTCTAACGGGTGCGGCGATCGCGCTGATGGGATTTGGAGGAGTTTTGGTTTGGGAAACCCCTGGTGTAACCACTGTATCCTCATCCTCTCAAGGCGACAACCAGCAGACAAACTCAGCGTGGGCAAATTTGAACCTTGCTCACACCCTGAAAGGACATTCTGATGTAGTTTGGGCTGTCGCCATCAGTCCAGATGGCAAAACTCTTGCTTCTGCTAGTGGAGACAAGACGATCAAAATCTGGAATCTGGCAACAGGAGAAATACGACAAACGCTGACAGGGCATTCTCAATGGATTAATTCTCTGGCAATGAGTCCAGATGGCAAAACTCTTGCTTCTGCCAGTGGAGATAACACTGTCAAACTCTGGAATCTGGAAACAGGAAAAGAGATTCGCACCCTTACAGGACATGTTGCTTCGGTTCAGTCTGTCACCTTCAGCCCGGATGGCAGCACTTTAGTTAGTGGCAGTTGGGATCAAAGTATCAAACTGTGGAATGCCGCCACAGGAAAACTAATCCGTACTATCAAAGGCGATTGTGACGTAGTAGATGCGATCGCCATCAGTCCAGATGGCAATACGCTTGCTAGCAGCAGCTATTTTGACAACTCGATTAGATTGTGGAACTTGAAGACAGGCAACCAAACCCGCGTCCTCAAGGGACATACTGAAGCAGTCCATTCCCTCTCTTTTAACCCCGATGGCAGCACTTTGGCAAGTGGTAGTTGGGACAGAAATATCATACTTTGGGATGTGAAGACAGGAAAAAACATTCACACCCTCACAGGTCATAACAACAAGGTTTGGTCTGTAAGTTTTAGCCGAGATGGCAAGACTCTTGCCAGTGGCAGTTGGGACAAGACTATCAAACTATGGAATGTCTCCACAGGAAATGAAATTCGCACTCTCAGAGGACACGACGATAAAATTTGGTCTGTCGCCTTTAGTTCCGATGGCACAACCATTGCCAGTGGCAGTTTTGATAAAACTATCAAGATTTGGCGGATGTCGCAATGA
- a CDS encoding serine/threonine-protein kinase yields MNCFSNPKISSIHADILKQTQLGKLCGSSRLFRDRYEILKILGRGGFGITFLAKDAVLPGNPLCVIKLLCPKVTSSKSRERACKHFQKEAKILAQLGSHSQIPMLLDYFEINGEFYLVQEYVRGSNLAWKVKRNGPKNEVEVKQFLQEMLSVLQYVHKHHVIHRDIKPHNLLRSEDDKRLVLIDFGAVKEELLDVAESTMHESANTHFVGTMGFAPPEQLSLRPVYASDIYAVGVTCLYLLTAKSPLEFDQDSNTGECGWQTHVNLSEHFAQMLNKMLKISLEERFKSADEVIWALGMESYLPTLTNCLSTQRLRSDTKTTNKDISNQYLSPVARTANAIREWRVKLKTRNSNEQRKLHMS; encoded by the coding sequence ATGAATTGCTTTTCTAATCCAAAGATATCGAGTATTCACGCAGATATTTTAAAGCAAACTCAGCTTGGTAAGCTTTGTGGTTCCTCAAGGTTATTTCGCGATCGCTACGAAATTCTCAAAATTTTGGGTAGAGGTGGTTTTGGCATCACGTTTTTAGCCAAAGATGCAGTCTTACCTGGGAACCCTTTGTGCGTGATTAAATTGCTTTGTCCGAAGGTAACTAGTTCCAAAAGTCGGGAACGCGCTTGCAAGCACTTTCAAAAAGAAGCAAAAATCTTAGCTCAGCTTGGGAGTCATTCTCAAATTCCCATGCTTTTGGACTACTTTGAAATTAATGGAGAATTTTACTTAGTTCAAGAGTACGTGCGAGGCTCTAATTTGGCATGGAAAGTGAAGCGCAACGGCCCTAAAAATGAAGTTGAGGTGAAGCAGTTTTTGCAAGAAATGTTATCGGTGTTGCAGTATGTCCACAAACATCATGTCATTCATCGGGATATTAAGCCTCATAACTTGCTGCGTTCTGAGGATGATAAACGGTTGGTATTGATTGATTTTGGTGCAGTTAAAGAAGAATTGCTTGACGTTGCTGAAAGTACCATGCATGAATCAGCCAACACCCATTTTGTCGGAACGATGGGATTTGCACCTCCAGAACAGCTTTCCCTGCGTCCTGTTTATGCTAGTGATATTTATGCTGTGGGTGTGACTTGTCTTTATCTGTTAACGGCAAAATCACCTTTAGAATTTGACCAAGATTCAAACACAGGTGAGTGCGGTTGGCAAACACATGTCAATCTCAGCGAGCATTTCGCCCAAATGTTAAATAAAATGCTCAAAATCTCTTTGGAAGAACGCTTTAAGTCTGCTGATGAGGTAATTTGGGCTTTAGGCATGGAATCGTATTTGCCAACTTTAACTAACTGTTTAAGCACCCAACGCCTTAGAAGTGATACTAAAACTACAAATAAGGATATTTCTAATCAATACTTGTCACCTGTAGCAAGAACTGCAAACGCTATCCGGGAATGGCGAGTAAAGTTAAAGACAAGAAACTCGAACGAGCAACGAAAACTTCATATGTCTTAG
- a CDS encoding PPC domain-containing protein: protein MAEKSDKKYWGKLNWALISTLSGSLLITSYVPSVHALEISKISGEFKIAKTPDERQLEAVKQGIEKIPVSQPPASPPPDNQPIESPIPATPAPSPTSPSGTDSTSAPSPTTESTPTPPSGTGSTPAPSPKPPSGADSTPTAPSRTYTQPKPQPSGTGSTPSGSGGRKPANQDRNRRNSTDSPVSPTRIPNPRQINFVDVQLGVLAPGDFKYKGRYFHFYQFEGRENQLIQIRLIGSGDRRRSNNLSLDPAMILLDPNNNVLVKRSGGQSANNGEVKDAFIFVRLPAKGVYTIAVTSRKPGEIGRYSLALRNDRASYAIDESGQLTASSLTLRQNGSRYNVSKFEGKKDQLVSIRVDSILEEFPPYIVLLNSKGQVIDADNDKDGRYTALIDRARLPEDGTYYVVVISAIPQKTGTYRLTLF, encoded by the coding sequence ATGGCAGAAAAAAGTGACAAAAAATATTGGGGGAAATTAAACTGGGCTTTAATATCTACCCTGAGTGGTAGTTTATTGATTACAAGTTATGTTCCGTCTGTTCATGCTTTAGAAATATCGAAAATCTCTGGAGAATTCAAAATTGCTAAAACACCAGATGAGAGACAGCTAGAAGCAGTAAAGCAAGGAATCGAAAAAATCCCTGTTTCGCAACCACCTGCGTCTCCTCCTCCTGACAATCAACCAATAGAGTCTCCTATACCTGCAACTCCTGCACCATCTCCAACGTCACCTTCCGGTACTGATTCTACTTCCGCGCCATCTCCAACGACAGAGTCTACTCCAACACCACCTTCTGGTACTGGTTCTACTCCCGCACCATCTCCAAAGCCGCCTTCCGGTGCTGACTCAACTCCCACAGCACCTTCACGGACATATACGCAACCGAAACCACAGCCCTCCGGTACTGGTTCGACTCCTTCAGGGTCGGGAGGTCGCAAACCTGCTAATCAAGATAGAAATCGTAGAAATTCTACGGATTCGCCAGTTTCTCCAACTAGAATACCTAACCCCAGACAGATTAATTTTGTAGATGTGCAATTGGGCGTTTTAGCTCCGGGTGATTTTAAATACAAAGGCAGATATTTTCATTTCTATCAGTTTGAAGGCAGAGAAAACCAACTGATCCAAATCAGACTTATTGGTAGTGGCGATCGCCGCCGTTCTAACAACCTGAGTCTAGATCCAGCCATGATTTTGCTCGACCCCAACAATAACGTTCTTGTCAAAAGGAGTGGTGGGCAAAGCGCTAACAATGGTGAAGTCAAAGACGCATTTATATTTGTAAGATTGCCTGCTAAAGGTGTTTACACGATCGCTGTCACTAGTCGCAAACCTGGAGAAATAGGTCGCTACAGTTTAGCACTGAGAAATGACAGGGCTAGCTATGCCATTGATGAATCGGGTCAACTAACGGCAAGTAGTCTCACCCTCAGACAGAATGGCAGTCGTTATAACGTTTCCAAGTTTGAGGGGAAAAAAGACCAACTGGTTAGCATACGTGTAGACAGTATTTTGGAAGAATTTCCCCCCTACATAGTCTTGCTTAATTCCAAAGGGCAGGTAATTGACGCAGATAATGATAAAGATGGCAGATACACCGCGCTCATTGACCGAGCCAGATTACCAGAAGATGGCACTTATTATGTTGTGGTGATTTCAGCTATTCCTCAAAAAACAGGAACTTATAGATTGACTTTGTTTTAA
- a CDS encoding serine/threonine-protein kinase, with amino-acid sequence MICCLNPDCPHPLNPDGKQFCQTCNRPLTPLLRNRFRVIRVLSDEGGFGRTYLAEDMDKLQDRCVIKQLAPKFQESWALSKAMDLFQREAQRLQQLGEHPQIPTLLAYFEENTYLYLVQQFIDGQNLLKELQQKRGYSAKEIREILLDLLPVLKFIHERGVIHRDLKPQNIIRRKSDGRLCLIDFGSSKQLTARVQLQMGTSIGSHGYSAIEQIRDGKAYPASDLFSLGATCFHLLTGTSPFKLWTEHGYAWVQDWRQYLKSAISDDLAEIIDKLLKKDAHQRYQSAEQVLKDLVPKQQPSLSAQAANSFVILPPTQQPSVPRKYALLRNLFLVGSLIMLLVLGEFFYRQSHQLGINVSSGFGQPNNTPANTDAMLPQSSKIPLGNFYLAHTFKSPSRSVLSVAISPDDKTIVSNSGDTIKLWSLATGQEISTLTGHSDRVNVVGVTPDGQTLVSGSEDKTIKLWNLARGQEIRTLDGHSNSVHTIAISPDGKILANGSDDKTIKVWNLTTGEEIRTLRGHSSWVRSMAFSPDGQTLVSGSRDKTIKVWNLTTGKEIRTLDGHSQTVTSIAITSDGKTLISGSDDKTIKLWNLKTGEEIRTLTGHSGGVRSVVISRDGQTLASGSGDKTIKLWNLKTGEAIRTLAGHGDGVQSLAFSQNGNILVSGGFDNTIKIWRLSS; translated from the coding sequence ATGATCTGCTGCCTGAATCCCGATTGCCCACACCCCCTTAATCCTGACGGAAAGCAGTTCTGCCAAACTTGCAACCGCCCGCTTACACCTCTGTTGCGGAATCGCTTTCGCGTTATTCGAGTGCTTTCAGATGAGGGGGGGTTCGGTAGAACCTATCTAGCAGAAGATATGGACAAGCTCCAAGATCGCTGCGTGATTAAGCAATTAGCCCCAAAATTCCAAGAAAGTTGGGCCCTCTCTAAGGCGATGGATCTATTTCAAAGAGAGGCGCAACGACTGCAACAACTTGGAGAACATCCGCAAATACCAACTTTATTGGCTTACTTTGAAGAAAATACTTATTTGTACTTAGTACAGCAGTTTATTGACGGACAGAATTTGTTAAAGGAGTTGCAACAAAAAAGGGGGTACAGCGCTAAGGAAATTCGAGAAATCTTGCTAGATTTACTACCTGTTCTGAAGTTTATCCATGAACGAGGAGTTATTCACAGAGATCTCAAGCCACAGAATATTATCCGTCGTAAAAGCGATGGTCGCTTGTGCCTGATTGATTTTGGCTCCTCAAAACAGTTGACGGCAAGAGTGCAGTTACAAATGGGTACTTCGATTGGTTCACACGGTTATTCCGCAATTGAACAAATCAGAGATGGTAAAGCTTACCCAGCTAGCGATTTATTCAGTTTGGGAGCGACTTGTTTTCATTTACTCACCGGAACTTCTCCCTTTAAACTTTGGACAGAACATGGTTATGCTTGGGTTCAAGATTGGCGGCAATATTTAAAAAGTGCCATCAGTGATGATTTGGCTGAGATAATTGACAAACTATTAAAAAAAGATGCTCATCAGCGCTACCAATCCGCTGAGCAAGTCTTAAAAGATTTGGTTCCCAAACAACAGCCATCACTCTCAGCCCAAGCTGCAAATTCGTTTGTAATTCTTCCACCAACTCAACAGCCATCTGTACCCAGAAAATACGCATTGCTAAGAAATTTATTCTTAGTGGGTTCTCTGATTATGTTGCTGGTATTGGGAGAATTTTTTTATCGGCAATCGCATCAGTTGGGAATCAATGTTTCCTCTGGCTTCGGTCAACCTAACAATACACCAGCCAACACTGACGCAATGCTTCCTCAGTCCTCTAAAATTCCTTTGGGCAACTTTTATTTAGCACACACCTTCAAGTCGCCTTCTAGATCTGTTTTGTCCGTTGCCATTAGTCCAGATGACAAAACGATTGTTAGTAACAGTGGTGACACGATCAAACTATGGAGTTTAGCTACAGGGCAGGAAATTTCTACCCTCACTGGGCATAGCGATCGCGTTAATGTCGTGGGAGTGACTCCAGATGGACAAACCCTTGTGAGTGGCAGTGAAGACAAAACCATCAAATTGTGGAACCTTGCCAGAGGACAGGAAATTCGTACCCTTGATGGGCATTCCAACTCAGTTCATACCATTGCTATTAGCCCGGATGGCAAAATTCTAGCTAATGGTAGCGATGACAAAACTATCAAAGTTTGGAATCTGACAACAGGAGAGGAAATTCGCACTCTCAGGGGGCATTCTTCCTGGGTTAGGTCTATGGCCTTCAGCCCGGATGGACAAACCCTGGTTAGTGGCAGTCGTGACAAAACTATCAAAGTTTGGAATCTGACAACAGGAAAGGAAATCCGCACTCTTGATGGACATTCCCAGACTGTGACATCTATTGCCATCACCTCAGATGGCAAAACCCTAATCAGCGGCAGTGATGACAAGACGATTAAATTATGGAATCTCAAAACTGGAGAAGAAATCCGTACTCTCACTGGGCACTCTGGTGGAGTTCGATCCGTCGTTATCAGTCGAGACGGGCAAACTCTAGCTAGCGGTAGTGGCGACAAGACGATTAAATTGTGGAATCTCAAAACCGGAGAAGCAATTCGCACCCTAGCGGGACATGGCGATGGGGTTCAATCCCTCGCTTTTAGCCAAAACGGCAACATCCTCGTTAGTGGTGGTTTTGACAACACCATCAAGATTTGGCGATTATCAAGTTAA
- a CDS encoding pentapeptide repeat-containing protein, whose amino-acid sequence MDADELKRRYAAGERDFTGVNLTGAKLIGANLVGINLYAADLSGANLAKAKLWGSNLGGANLAKANLTRANLSGAKLIEANLRGAKLHYTKLFGANLTGACYDDSTKFSYGFNPLSKNMRKM is encoded by the coding sequence ATGGATGCCGATGAACTAAAGCGGCGTTATGCTGCTGGAGAGAGAGATTTTACTGGTGTCAATTTGACTGGAGCCAAGTTAATTGGAGCGAATTTAGTGGGCATTAATTTGTATGCAGCAGACTTGAGTGGCGCGAACCTGGCTAAAGCTAAATTATGGGGTTCTAATTTGGGTGGAGCAAACCTGGCCAAAGCAAATTTAACTAGAGCTAACCTCAGCGGTGCAAAGTTGATAGAAGCGAATCTTCGCGGAGCCAAACTACACTATACTAAGCTGTTTGGAGCGAACTTAACAGGAGCTTGTTACGATGACAGTACCAAATTTTCTTATGGTTTTAACCCGCTAAGTAAAAATATGCGGAAGATGTAA
- a CDS encoding cytochrome P450: protein MKNYQIPPGSFGLPLLGETLSFVSDLKFVEKRYKQYGSIFKSHIFGRSTVFMVGPEAAEFVLSSHMDHFSWREGWPNNFKVLLGESLFLMDGEEHRRKRRLIMPAMHGAALANYIGTMERITENYLKKWKQKQEFAWLAEFKKLTFDIASELLLGTQTDAESARLSKLFTTLTNGLFSINPLALPFTQFGKAIAARNQILEHVTKVIRERQKNPTKDALSLLIQARDEEGNSLSEKELIAQAVLLLFAGHETTTSMLTWLCVELARHPEVMQRAREEQMQFANGDALTLEKLGQMHYLDQVLMEVERLHPSVGGGFRGVIKEFEFKGFHVPTGWQLVYAIPETHRVPEIYSQPENFDPDRFSPERQENKQRPFSLIGFGGGPRICVGIAFAKMEMKIIAAHLLRGYQWKILPNQSLKKVRIPTSRPKDGLRVKFQPL, encoded by the coding sequence ATGAAAAACTATCAAATCCCACCTGGAAGCTTTGGTCTACCTCTGTTAGGTGAAACACTTTCGTTTGTGTCTGACCTTAAATTTGTAGAAAAGCGCTATAAGCAGTATGGGTCTATCTTTAAAAGCCATATTTTTGGCAGGTCTACTGTGTTTATGGTAGGGCCAGAAGCTGCTGAATTTGTCCTTTCTAGCCACATGGATCATTTTTCTTGGCGTGAGGGATGGCCCAATAATTTTAAAGTACTCTTGGGTGAATCGCTATTTCTCATGGATGGAGAGGAACATCGGCGCAAACGCCGTTTAATTATGCCAGCAATGCACGGTGCAGCGTTGGCAAATTATATTGGCACAATGGAGAGAATTACAGAGAATTATTTGAAAAAGTGGAAACAAAAACAGGAGTTTGCCTGGTTGGCAGAGTTCAAGAAGTTGACATTTGATATTGCTAGCGAACTGTTACTAGGTACTCAAACAGACGCAGAGTCTGCACGTCTGAGCAAATTATTTACAACGCTGACGAATGGATTATTTTCTATCAATCCATTAGCTTTACCATTTACGCAATTTGGGAAAGCCATAGCAGCCCGCAATCAAATTCTAGAGCATGTAACTAAAGTTATCAGAGAACGCCAAAAAAACCCTACCAAAGACGCCCTCAGTCTCTTAATCCAAGCAAGGGATGAAGAAGGTAACAGCCTCAGTGAAAAGGAACTCATTGCCCAAGCAGTGCTGTTGCTTTTTGCCGGACATGAAACTACAACCTCAATGCTAACTTGGCTGTGTGTAGAATTAGCCCGTCACCCAGAGGTAATGCAACGCGCTAGAGAAGAACAGATGCAATTTGCTAATGGGGACGCTTTGACTTTAGAAAAATTAGGGCAAATGCACTATTTAGATCAGGTATTGATGGAAGTTGAAAGACTACATCCATCTGTAGGAGGTGGATTTCGTGGAGTAATTAAGGAGTTTGAGTTTAAAGGCTTCCATGTGCCGACTGGCTGGCAACTAGTATATGCAATTCCAGAAACTCACCGTGTACCAGAAATCTATTCTCAACCAGAAAATTTTGATCCAGATCGCTTTAGCCCCGAACGGCAAGAAAACAAACAACGTCCTTTCAGTTTAATTGGTTTTGGTGGTGGGCCGCGCATCTGTGTGGGGATAGCATTTGCAAAGATGGAGATGAAAATAATTGCCGCCCACCTACTACGCGGCTACCAGTGGAAAATTTTACCTAATCAAAGTTTAAAGAAAGTACGAATTCCCACTAGTCGCCCTAAGGATGGACTGCGGGTTAAATTTCAGCCTTTGTAA